Proteins from one Planctomyces sp. SH-PL62 genomic window:
- the glpX gene encoding class II fructose-bisphosphatase, with the protein MTRPRLQITPDHNLALDLVRTTEAAALAAARWVGRGDKNAADGAAVDAMRLLFNSMQFDGVVVIGEGEKDEAPMLFNGERLGTGDGPEVDIAVDPIDGTKLVAGGQANAVAVVAVSERGTMFDPGPCFYMEKIAVGREGAAVIDVAAPIEDNVRKVAAARGMEVGDLTVVILDRERHHEAMARVRAVGARVYLITDGDVAAAIAAATPDTGIDLLYGIGGTPEAVITAAALKCLGGAIQGRLCPRSDAERQAVLAAGYDLGKVLTTNELVRGEDVFFAATGITDGSLLRGVRYSSDGATTESIVMRSRSGTIRTIKAEHRWETLEPGSGGERVYGGQTDRPAHRLPPILRKDSGASDTSSDT; encoded by the coding sequence TGGTCCGCACGACCGAGGCCGCGGCGCTCGCCGCGGCCCGCTGGGTCGGCCGCGGCGACAAAAACGCCGCCGACGGCGCGGCCGTCGACGCGATGCGGCTGCTCTTCAATTCGATGCAGTTCGACGGGGTCGTCGTTATCGGAGAGGGGGAGAAGGACGAGGCCCCCATGCTCTTCAACGGCGAGCGGCTGGGGACCGGCGACGGCCCCGAGGTTGATATCGCGGTCGACCCGATCGACGGCACGAAGCTCGTCGCCGGCGGGCAGGCGAACGCCGTCGCCGTGGTGGCCGTCTCCGAGCGGGGGACGATGTTCGACCCCGGCCCTTGCTTCTACATGGAGAAGATCGCCGTGGGTCGTGAGGGAGCGGCGGTCATCGACGTCGCGGCCCCGATCGAGGACAACGTCCGCAAGGTCGCCGCTGCCCGAGGGATGGAGGTCGGCGATCTGACCGTCGTCATCCTCGATCGCGAGCGTCACCACGAGGCCATGGCCCGCGTCCGGGCCGTCGGCGCCCGCGTCTACCTTATCACCGACGGCGACGTGGCCGCAGCGATCGCCGCGGCCACCCCCGACACAGGGATCGACCTGCTCTACGGTATCGGCGGCACGCCGGAGGCGGTCATCACCGCCGCGGCTCTCAAGTGCCTGGGTGGTGCCATCCAGGGCCGGCTCTGCCCTCGCAGCGACGCCGAGCGTCAGGCGGTCCTCGCCGCCGGCTACGACCTGGGTAAGGTGCTCACCACGAACGAATTGGTCCGCGGCGAGGACGTCTTTTTCGCTGCGACCGGCATAACCGACGGCTCCCTCCTACGGGGCGTTCGCTATAGCTCCGACGGCGCCACGACCGAATCGATCGTGATGCGTTCCCGATCTGGGACCATCCGGACAATCAAGGCCGAACACCGCTGGGAGACGCTGGAACCCGGCTCCGGGGGCGAACGCGTTTATGGAGGCCAGACCGACCGCCCCGCCCATCGCCTGCCGCCGATTCTCCGGAAGGATTCCGGGGCGTCCGACACCTCCTCGGATACCTGA
- a CDS encoding methylmalonyl-CoA carboxytransferase subunit 5S has product MSRMVEVTELVLRDAHQSLLATRMTLEDMIPACEEIDKAGFWSVECWGGATYDSCIRFLNEDPWERLRTFRKLMPNSRLQMLLRGQNLLGYRHYEDGVVDRFVDKSAENGMDVFRVFDALNDPRNLKRAMDAVKRTGKWAEGTICYTTSPLHTVERFVDLAQRLKEMGAASICIKDMAALLRPQPAFDIVRGIKEKCGEDTLVHVHVHSTTGVTMVSLMKAIEAGADIVDTAISSLSLGPGHNPTEALVEMLEGTGYETRLDKARMLKIKEHFAKVRPRYAEFESKIYGVETEIFDSQIPGGMISNMESQLRQQGAGDRLKEVLAEVPRVRKDAGYPPLVTPSSQIVGTQAVFNVLMGEYKALTGEFADLMLGYYGETIAERNPEVIAAAEKHAKKQSITNRPADQLKPEWEALDKAAKALPGNDGTPEDTLTYAMFPQVAPKFFAHRSEGPKDPCKSPASAASQSASAGAKGVDGSGSITGPVTYDVQIGDKKHKVTVQPA; this is encoded by the coding sequence ATGTCACGCATGGTCGAGGTCACGGAGCTGGTCCTCCGCGACGCCCACCAGAGCCTGCTGGCGACTCGTATGACGCTGGAAGATATGATTCCGGCGTGTGAGGAGATCGACAAGGCCGGCTTCTGGAGCGTCGAGTGCTGGGGCGGAGCCACGTACGACTCGTGCATTCGATTCCTGAACGAGGATCCCTGGGAGCGGCTGCGGACGTTCCGCAAGCTGATGCCCAACTCCCGACTCCAGATGCTGCTGCGGGGCCAGAACCTGCTGGGGTATCGGCATTATGAAGACGGCGTCGTCGATCGATTCGTCGACAAGTCGGCCGAGAACGGCATGGACGTCTTCCGGGTGTTCGACGCGCTAAACGACCCACGGAACCTGAAGCGGGCGATGGACGCCGTCAAGCGGACCGGCAAGTGGGCCGAGGGGACGATCTGCTACACCACCTCCCCCCTGCACACGGTGGAAAGATTCGTCGACCTGGCCCAGCGACTGAAGGAGATGGGCGCGGCGTCGATCTGCATCAAGGATATGGCCGCCCTGCTCCGGCCCCAGCCCGCGTTCGACATCGTCCGCGGCATCAAGGAGAAGTGCGGCGAGGACACCCTCGTCCACGTCCACGTCCACTCCACGACGGGCGTGACCATGGTCAGCCTGATGAAGGCTATCGAAGCCGGGGCGGACATCGTCGACACCGCCATCTCCTCACTCAGCCTGGGCCCCGGCCACAACCCGACCGAGGCGCTCGTCGAGATGCTTGAAGGAACCGGCTACGAGACCAGGCTCGACAAGGCTCGGATGCTCAAGATCAAGGAGCATTTCGCTAAGGTGCGCCCCCGGTACGCCGAATTCGAGTCCAAGATCTACGGGGTCGAGACCGAAATCTTCGACAGCCAGATCCCCGGCGGCATGATCTCCAACATGGAGAGCCAACTCAGGCAGCAGGGCGCGGGGGACCGCCTTAAAGAAGTGCTCGCCGAGGTCCCCAGAGTCCGCAAGGACGCCGGCTACCCCCCGCTGGTGACCCCATCGAGCCAGATCGTGGGCACCCAGGCCGTGTTCAACGTCCTCATGGGCGAGTACAAGGCGCTCACCGGTGAGTTCGCGGACCTGATGCTGGGCTACTACGGCGAGACCATCGCCGAGCGAAACCCCGAGGTGATCGCGGCCGCCGAGAAGCATGCCAAGAAGCAGTCGATCACAAACCGTCCCGCCGACCAGCTCAAGCCGGAATGGGAGGCCCTGGACAAGGCTGCCAAGGCCCTTCCCGGCAACGACGGGACCCCCGAAGACACGCTCACTTACGCCATGTTCCCCCAGGTCGCCCCCAAGTTCTTCGCCCATCGATCCGAAGGGCCCAAGGACCCTTGCAAGAGTCCTGCCTCCGCGGCGTCCCAGTCGGCGAGCGCCGGCGCCAAGGGCGTCGACGGCTCCGGGTCGATCACCGGCCCGGTCACCTACGACGTGCAGATCGGCGACAAGAAGCACAAGGTGACCGTCCAACCGGCCTGA
- a CDS encoding acyl-CoA thioesterase: MNEIGLDVIVRSTEIDVNAHVNNAKFVEYLEWGREEWYDRNALPYDRLESMGMATVTVNVNVNYRSECRQGEVLTIVTRPERMGRTSFAFRQEIRKADGSVAVDAVVTLVTIDTTTRKPRPVPAELAAALTT; the protein is encoded by the coding sequence ATGAATGAAATCGGCCTGGACGTCATCGTCCGTTCGACCGAGATCGACGTCAATGCTCACGTAAACAATGCCAAATTCGTCGAGTATCTCGAATGGGGACGCGAGGAGTGGTACGACCGCAACGCCCTGCCATACGACCGGCTCGAGTCGATGGGGATGGCGACCGTGACGGTCAACGTCAACGTCAACTACCGAAGTGAGTGTCGGCAGGGCGAGGTGCTGACGATCGTCACACGTCCCGAGAGGATGGGGAGGACGAGCTTTGCGTTCCGTCAGGAAATCCGAAAGGCCGACGGCTCCGTCGCCGTCGACGCCGTGGTCACGCTCGTGACCATCGACACGACGACCCGAAAACCCAGACCCGTGCCGGCCGAACTAGCCGCGGCCCTGACGACGTGA